The Nitrospirota bacterium genome has a segment encoding these proteins:
- the glnD gene encoding [protein-PII] uridylyltransferase translates to MTVLRQILSDTSDRAVLVDNLKNYLSKKRQEILDLHKGGASGLYIAARIASLTDEIITELYNYEFNRYESSHNLPVKDRCSVIAVGGYGRGELNPFSDIDIMFLYSEDAKDAVETISAGILYLLWDLKYNIGHSLRTIEDCIKISGTDFTARTALMESRLITGSELLFNEFHKTFMEKVITRNVRAYIDERMKNMQDRYRQFGTSVYLVEPNVKEGKGGLRDIHCLRWVTIARYRIDSLAEFHKQGYITKVGYQELTDAKDFMLRVRNELHFHANKAADVLTVEDQWRISKLFGYTDETHRLGVETFMKDYYMHASHIHDISVRAIEKALPVQKWKKGMESITSRFVKPCYVLTRDTIHVPERYQEVLLRDGKNAVYLFYLSLIHNLRISTHTMSMLYRNSASIPDDLNQSPEVNKIFRMILSWPQGMADTAREMHKVKLLQKIIPEFGKISCYASYDYYHKYTVDEHSFLAVQMAEELLISNNYISKVYREIKRKDLLHLALLLHDAGKGSGEDHSIRGELIATRVAQQLGFNEDETAILALLVRHHLVMPNIAFRRDLSDTKVILLIARLVAKPEVLKKLFILSYADINAVGPDTWNEWKENLLSELYIKVLEELTGTRVTYSEEELIARIKKNIGEKLCLIYPPDWLDEQLHCMETRYLLITPPEKIMNHLQMINQLRKDTDARVLVDVILDRGIAEFTIYTYDNITPGIFSKIAGVLAAAGYNILDVQIYTTKRGIVIDTFRARDPYPEGVSSQLRQTTVRKHIYEVLTGAATVENMFLKYSGKLPRKKTIPVTAQTQVEIDNESSDDFTIIDIFAADKQGLLYVITRTIFELGLLVFSSKIATHVEQIVDVFYVKDLSGNKIAEPERIAEIKHILLNAIEMYQRS, encoded by the coding sequence ATGACCGTTCTACGTCAAATCCTCTCTGACACTTCGGACAGGGCAGTCCTCGTTGACAACCTTAAAAACTATCTGTCAAAGAAACGTCAGGAAATTCTTGATCTCCACAAAGGCGGGGCATCCGGACTGTATATTGCAGCCCGCATCGCCAGCCTCACAGACGAGATAATTACCGAACTTTACAACTATGAATTTAACAGATATGAGTCATCTCATAATCTCCCTGTTAAAGACAGATGCAGTGTTATCGCTGTAGGCGGCTACGGACGAGGCGAGCTAAACCCCTTCTCAGACATAGATATTATGTTCCTTTACTCTGAAGATGCAAAGGACGCGGTCGAAACCATATCAGCAGGCATACTCTACCTTTTGTGGGATCTGAAATACAACATAGGGCACAGTCTCAGGACCATAGAGGATTGCATAAAGATAAGCGGAACAGACTTCACTGCAAGGACTGCCCTTATGGAGTCAAGGCTGATCACAGGCAGTGAACTGCTGTTTAATGAATTTCACAAGACATTTATGGAAAAGGTCATTACAAGAAACGTACGCGCCTACATAGATGAGCGCATGAAAAATATGCAGGACAGATACAGACAATTTGGCACCTCCGTCTATCTCGTCGAACCAAATGTAAAAGAGGGGAAGGGGGGCCTTAGGGACATACACTGCCTCAGATGGGTAACCATTGCCCGTTACAGAATAGATTCACTGGCTGAATTTCACAAGCAGGGATACATAACGAAGGTAGGATACCAGGAGCTCACAGACGCAAAGGATTTTATGCTCAGGGTCAGAAATGAACTCCACTTCCATGCAAACAAGGCCGCAGACGTGCTTACGGTTGAGGATCAGTGGAGGATTTCAAAACTCTTCGGTTATACGGATGAGACGCACCGCCTCGGTGTCGAGACATTCATGAAAGATTATTACATGCATGCCTCTCATATCCACGACATATCTGTAAGGGCGATAGAAAAGGCCCTTCCTGTCCAGAAGTGGAAAAAAGGGATGGAATCCATAACATCGAGATTTGTCAAACCATGTTATGTACTTACAAGGGATACTATTCATGTTCCTGAGCGTTATCAGGAAGTCTTATTACGTGATGGCAAGAATGCCGTATATCTCTTTTATCTCTCACTGATCCATAACCTCAGGATATCAACGCATACCATGAGTATGCTTTACAGAAATTCCGCCTCCATACCGGACGATCTCAATCAGTCTCCTGAAGTAAACAAGATATTCCGGATGATCCTGTCCTGGCCACAGGGCATGGCAGATACAGCACGTGAGATGCACAAGGTAAAACTCCTTCAAAAAATAATTCCTGAGTTTGGGAAAATATCATGTTATGCATCTTACGACTATTATCACAAATATACAGTAGATGAACACAGTTTCCTTGCCGTACAGATGGCTGAGGAACTATTGATATCCAACAACTATATCTCAAAGGTCTACAGGGAGATTAAACGAAAAGACCTGCTTCACCTTGCCCTGCTTTTGCATGATGCCGGCAAAGGGAGCGGTGAAGACCACTCAATAAGGGGGGAGCTGATAGCCACAAGGGTGGCTCAGCAGCTGGGCTTTAATGAAGATGAAACGGCCATCCTTGCCCTTCTTGTCAGGCATCACCTTGTAATGCCAAACATAGCCTTCAGAAGGGATCTGAGTGATACCAAGGTTATCCTCCTCATTGCACGGCTTGTGGCAAAACCAGAAGTGTTGAAAAAACTCTTTATCCTGAGTTATGCAGATATCAATGCAGTAGGTCCTGACACATGGAATGAATGGAAGGAAAACCTCCTGAGCGAGCTCTATATTAAGGTACTGGAAGAATTAACCGGGACACGGGTGACATATTCAGAAGAAGAGCTGATTGCGAGGATAAAGAAGAATATCGGAGAGAAGCTCTGTTTGATCTACCCTCCTGACTGGCTTGATGAACAATTGCACTGTATGGAAACGCGTTATCTCCTGATCACACCGCCTGAAAAGATAATGAATCACCTTCAGATGATCAATCAACTGAGAAAGGATACAGATGCCAGGGTGCTCGTTGATGTGATCCTCGACAGGGGTATTGCTGAGTTTACCATATATACATACGACAACATCACCCCCGGGATCTTTTCAAAGATTGCAGGAGTCCTTGCCGCAGCAGGATATAACATCCTCGACGTCCAGATCTATACCACAAAAAGGGGGATCGTTATAGATACGTTCCGTGCCCGGGACCCGTATCCGGAAGGTGTGTCTTCACAACTACGGCAGACCACTGTTAGAAAACACATATATGAAGTGCTTACAGGAGCTGCAACAGTTGAAAATATGTTCCTTAAATACTCAGGCAAATTGCCGCGAAAAAAGACTATACCGGTAACAGCTCAGACTCAGGTTGAAATAGACAACGAATCTTCAGATGACTTTACCATCATAGACATATTTGCTGCAGACAAGCAGGGACTCCTTTACGTAATCACAAGGACCATATTTGAACTCGGACTCTTGGTGTTTTCATCCAAAATAGCCACCCACGTTGAACAGATAGTTGATGTGTTCTATGTAAAAGACCTGTCAGGAAACAAAATAGCAGAGCCGGAAAGGATTGCGGAAATAAAGCACATTCTGCTCAATGCGATTGAGATGTACCAGAGGTCATGA
- the smpB gene encoding SsrA-binding protein SmpB: MDEGVAATNKKAYHDYFIEDTYEAGIQLLGTEIKSMRDGGVSLKDGHARVEGGEVFLYCNISPYKAGNINNHEQGRRRKLLLHREEISRIFGKIQQRGYNLVPLKVYFKRGIAKVEIGVAKGKKLYDKREDIRKRDAGREVAQAFRERQK; the protein is encoded by the coding sequence ATGGATGAGGGCGTTGCAGCAACAAATAAGAAGGCGTATCACGATTATTTTATTGAAGATACCTATGAGGCGGGTATACAGTTGCTGGGTACTGAGATCAAATCCATGCGTGATGGCGGGGTAAGTCTCAAAGACGGTCATGCAAGGGTTGAGGGGGGAGAGGTGTTTCTCTACTGCAATATCAGTCCCTATAAGGCGGGCAATATAAATAATCATGAGCAGGGGAGAAGGCGCAAGCTTCTGCTCCACAGGGAAGAGATATCCAGGATATTCGGTAAGATTCAGCAGAGGGGGTATAACCTGGTCCCCCTGAAGGTATATTTCAAGAGGGGGATTGCAAAGGTGGAGATAGGTGTGGCAAAGGGTAAGAAGCTCTACGATAAAAGGGAAGACATCAGGAAGAGGGATGCCGGCAGAGAGGTGGCACAGGCATTCAGGGAGAGGCAGAAGTAG
- a CDS encoding cytochrome c3 family protein, which translates to MRTGHGKFLTLYLIVIIVVSVSIAWPPQPANSVVPSEICPKHDFSTGEYTSCYYCHNAESEGEAGFIIDTDSQNCLSCHDGTTVDAFAYTTLGSAASRIAGRAAIGHMNGVNHPFSVSYTDAKNVSPTLKLRIAPATGTVPLFNDKVECASCHDPHSCNNPLFLRISNDRSALCLACHDM; encoded by the coding sequence ATGAGAACAGGCCATGGGAAATTCCTGACATTATACCTTATTGTGATAATCGTCGTTTCTGTATCAATTGCATGGCCTCCTCAGCCTGCAAACAGTGTTGTGCCTTCAGAAATTTGCCCAAAACATGACTTCTCAACAGGGGAATACACATCATGCTACTACTGCCACAATGCCGAGTCAGAGGGCGAGGCTGGGTTTATCATAGATACAGACAGTCAGAATTGTCTGAGCTGTCATGACGGAACAACTGTAGATGCATTTGCCTATACCACACTTGGCAGCGCTGCCTCACGCATTGCCGGACGCGCAGCTATAGGCCACATGAATGGCGTTAACCACCCCTTTTCAGTAAGTTACACTGATGCCAAAAACGTAAGCCCTACCCTCAAATTACGTATAGCCCCTGCAACTGGCACTGTGCCACTCTTTAACGATAAGGTCGAATGCGCAAGCTGCCACGACCCGCATAGCTGTAACAACCCCCTCTTCCTGCGCATTTCAAATGACCGCAGCGCCTTGTGCCTGGCATGTCATGATATGTAG
- a CDS encoding class I SAM-dependent rRNA methyltransferase — protein MEKVIVKKTSRILGGHLWIFSNELMGSPNNYAPGSLIEAYDKQNNFLGIGYINPNSLISIRLLTRRYEKADADFFRRRILDAIVYRKSLYQDIHSCRIIFSEGDFLPGLIVDKYNDCIVVQFLTLGINNIGDMILNLLDEIFSPSAIVLRNDSQSRLLEGLTMEKKVAKGSLESLPVINEDGIAIEIDPMRGQKTGFFLDQRENRIALSRYIKGGKGLDLFCYSGAWGMHLAKAGASVTFVDESETALSAAGRNAQLNNLEDRCGFIKKDVFSYLNEESKAGSSCDFIVLDPPAFVKSRAKIREAVRGYREINADAMRLIRKGGILATSSCSHHIDRSLFLEILRDSARDAGRNARLIEYRYQGRDHPILLSVPETEYLKCAFLEVI, from the coding sequence ATGGAAAAGGTAATAGTAAAGAAGACAAGCAGGATACTCGGCGGCCATCTTTGGATATTCTCAAATGAACTCATGGGCAGCCCAAATAATTATGCACCTGGTTCACTTATAGAGGCATATGACAAACAGAATAATTTTTTGGGCATTGGCTATATAAATCCAAATTCTCTTATTTCCATCAGGCTCCTGACACGGAGATATGAAAAGGCAGATGCCGATTTTTTCAGAAGGCGCATTCTTGATGCCATAGTTTACAGAAAAAGCCTTTATCAGGACATCCATTCCTGCAGGATTATTTTTAGCGAGGGAGACTTCCTCCCCGGTTTGATAGTTGACAAATATAATGACTGTATAGTCGTACAATTTCTGACTCTCGGTATCAATAACATTGGTGATATGATTCTCAATCTGCTTGACGAGATATTCTCCCCGTCAGCGATAGTTTTGAGAAACGACAGTCAGAGCAGACTGCTCGAAGGACTGACAATGGAGAAGAAGGTTGCCAAAGGGTCTCTTGAATCATTGCCTGTTATAAATGAAGATGGGATAGCCATTGAGATTGATCCTATGAGGGGGCAGAAGACAGGATTCTTCCTCGACCAGAGAGAGAACAGGATAGCCCTCAGCAGGTATATTAAAGGTGGAAAGGGGCTTGACCTTTTCTGCTACTCCGGGGCATGGGGTATGCATCTGGCCAAAGCAGGGGCATCCGTTACATTTGTGGATGAATCCGAAACAGCCCTGTCTGCAGCAGGGAGGAATGCGCAGTTGAATAACCTTGAGGATAGGTGCGGATTTATAAAAAAAGATGTGTTCAGCTATCTGAATGAGGAGTCAAAGGCAGGAAGTTCCTGTGATTTCATTGTGCTTGACCCGCCTGCATTTGTCAAAAGCAGGGCAAAAATCCGGGAGGCTGTAAGGGGTTACAGGGAAATAAATGCAGATGCAATGAGATTGATAAGAAAAGGGGGCATCCTTGCCACATCATCATGCTCTCACCACATTGACCGGTCTCTGTTCCTTGAAATACTCCGGGACTCTGCAAGGGATGCAGGCAGGAATGCACGGCTGATCGAATACCGCTACCAGGGCAGAGACCACCCTATACTGCTGTCTGTTCCCGAGACTGAGTATCTGAAATGTGCCTTTCTTGAGGTAATTTGA